CGACTTCCTTCGGCTCGGCCACTGCACAGAATGCTCAAAAGTGAGTCGTGTGCGAGCCGCCACTGCCAAAATCGCGTTATGGCATAGAGAGGGTTGAGCATGCACAGCATGGACTACCGGTTCCGCTACCGCACCGTGTCAGTCCGACGCAAACGGAGATGGCTGGTAATCGGTACCAGGATAGGATTAGCACTCTGGACCGTGGCCCTGTGGGCGGGCCTCCTGCTTCCAGGCTCGGGCAGTTCTCCAGAGTCTGCGCACCAAGCAAACTCGGGCACCGCAGTGGCCGCAAGCGTTGGTATTGCCCGCCCGCAAGGTAGCCGTGGTGACCTGGTGGCACTGAATGCGCTCCGTGAGCTATCAGAGATGCGGCTGCCAAAGGCAACGCCGCTTGCCTATCTCAACTCCACCCGTTTCCCGGTGGATGGGCGAGGGCGACTGCTCTCTCCGGAAGCCATCCAGCGGCGGCGGGACCTGCCCATTGTCACCTGTGCAAATGCCGAAGTGGACCCCGACCGGAATCAGGTTGCGACAAGCGAGGTCTTGGAAGCCTTGCACTTCCTGGCCGTCAGCCAGCAGACCAGCTTGCCGCTGTACTGTCGCATTTCCCAGGTTGCCATAGACCCGAAGCTGGGCATTGTGCTCTACCTTGAGGACGTGGGGGTACCGGTGCTTGTTGGCAAGGGACACGTGAAACGGAAGGTGGCCTACCTTGCCACCGTCCTGCGCCACCTCGACACAGACCAAGGCCTGGCTCATGTCAGGTTCTTGGACCTGCGCCTTGAGGGTCAAGTGGTTGCCAGAATGGAGCGGGGGAGCTAACACCAGCAACTTCCAATCAGCCCAATAGGAGCCCCACGATGGAGTATATAGCAAGCCTCGATGTCGGCACGACGAAGGTTGCCGCCATTATTGCCGAGGTAGACGACGAGGAAAACGTAAACATTGTCGGCGTGGGCACTACCCCGTGCGAGGGCCTGCGGCACGGCATGGTGGTGAACCTGGAAAGGACCGTGCTGGCTATCGCAGAGACGATGGAGAAGGCGGAGCAGATGGCTGGCGTGCAGGCGCCGCCGGTGGTCGTGGGGATTGCCGGCCCCCATATCAGGGGAATTAACGGCCGGGGCGTGGTAGCCGTCAGTGGCCCTGACCGGGAGATCACCCCCACGGACGTGGAGCGGGTGATTGCAGCGGCCCAGGCCATGGCGCTTCCGTCGGACCGCGAGCTCATCCACATCATCCGTCAGGAATTTGTCGTTGATGAACAGCGGGGAATCAAGGACCCTGTGGGGTTGTGTGGAGTGCGACTGGAGGCCGAGGTCTACATCGTGACTGCCGCACTCACCGCATTGCAAAACCTCTGTCGCAGCATCGAAAAGGCTGGTTACCAGGTCGGCGGCGTGGTATTGGAGAGTCTGGCATCGGCCTATGCGGTCATGGCCGAGCAGGAGACAGAGCAGGGCGGCATCCTCCTTGACTTGGGTGGCGGTACCACCGACATCGCGGTCTTTTTTGAAGGGTCGCTTCGTCACACCGCCTCAGTCACCCTCGGAGGGCGCAACGTGACCAGCGACCTTGCCTACGGTCTACGCACCTCGCTGGCAGAGGCCGAGCGCATCAAGGTGGCGCACGGCAGCAGCCACCATCGGGAAGGCGACAAGGAGAGCTTCGTTGAAGTCACCGCCCTGAGCGGTCAGAGCGTGCGCAAGGTGTCTAAAGCGGTGTTGGTGGACATCATTCAGCCGCGCATGGAAGAGATCTTGACCCTGGCGCATCAGGAGGTGCAGAAGTGCGACTATAGCCGCCTGGCCCCTGCGGGGGTTGTGGTGACTGGGGGTGGGGCAACTCTGGAAGGAACGCTGGAACTCTGCGAGGAGATTTTTGGCGCGCCAGCTCGCCTAGGTGTGCCCCAGGGCTTTTCCGGACTGACTGCAGAGGTCCAGAACCCTGCGTATGCCACCGCCGTGGGCCTGATTCTTTATCAAGTCCGCCACCCCGATGAGTACGGCGGATCCTCGGTGGAGGGCCCCCAGAGGTCCACCATACTGCGACGATTATTTGACTGGTTGCGCAGTCGTTGAGCACTTAAGAGCCGAGACAGCAGGAGAGGCCCATGGGCATCAAGAAGTTGTGCGCAAAGGCACGAGAGGAGTCGTCCATGAACCTGACCATCCAATTTGACGAGAGACCAGACCCTGCGGCCAGGTTGCGTGTGGTGGGCGTGGGGGGCGCCGGTTGTAACGCGGTCAGTCGCATGGTGGAAGCGGGCTTGGCAGGCGTGGAGTTCATCGGCCTGAACACCGATGTGCAGGCCCTGGCGCAGTGTAAGGCGCCGGTGCGGTTGCAGATTGGGCGCATGACGACTAAGGGGCTGGGCGCAGGGGCCGACCCAGAGGTGGGCCGGCGCGCCATCGAAGAAAGCCGCGAAGCGGTGGCTGAAGCACTCACCGACTCTGACCTGGTCTTTGTCACCGCCGGCATGGGCGGCGGCACCGGCACCGGTGCAGGACCCATCGTGGCCGAAATCGCCAAGGACCTGGGCGCCCTCACCGTCGCCATCGTCACCAAGCCCTTTGACTTCGAAGGGCTCAAGCGCATGCGGCGGGCGGAGGAAGGGATCGCCGAGTTCAAAGATCGCGTGGATACCCTGATCGTAGTGCCAAACCAGCGGCTTTTGGAAATCGTTCCCAAAGATACGCCGCTCACCGAGGCCTTCCGGCTTGCCGATGAGGTGCTGCTCAATGCCACCAAGGGGATCTCCGATCTGATCATGGTGCCAGGGCTCATTAACCTGGACTTTGCAGACGTGCGCACGGTGATGACCGAGGCCGGCGACGCGCTGATGGGCACAGGGGTGGCCTCAGGCGATGACCGTGCCGTGGCGGCCGCACGCGCAGCCATCAGCAGCCCGTTGGTGGGCGAAACCTCTATCTTGGGCGCAGCGGGCTTGCTGGTGAACGTCACCGGGCCGCCAAACTTGAGCCTCCATGAGGTCTCGACAGCCGCTACGATCATCCGTGATGCTGCTGGCCCGGACGCGAACATCATCTTCGGTGCGGTGCTCAACCCGAAGATGAAGAACGAGGTGCGCGTTACCGTCATCGCCACCGGCTTTGGCCGGCACGCGCGCCCCAAACCTGAGCCGCCCGAGGCGATGTGGCAGGCGAAGCTTCCCTCCAGTCTGGAACCCAGCGAAATCCCCGCTTTTGCCAGGAAGATCGTGGCGGAGGAGCCCGTGAATGGCAATAACGGATTTGAAGAGGCTGAGCAGGCGGAGGAGATGGTGTTTGAAAACGAGCGCGACGAGCCCGCTTACCTCCGCAAGCGCAGGCGTCTTTTCTGAGCTGGAGTGATGAGCAAAGCCACGTGGCAATTTCGCCGGTACGCGGAAAGCTTGTTGAGCGCTGAAGCCTCCACCGTACAGCTGCGGTCCCATGCCGACGTGCACATTGCGCTGGTTTACCCCAACTCGTACGAGGTGGGGATGGCCAATCTGGGATTTCAATCGCTCTACCGCCTCCTCAACGGTTGTGGCGAGACGCGTTGTGAGAGGGCCTTCCTCGGCGAAGGCCCTCTCGCGCGCGAAGTGCGCACGTTGGAGTCGGGCAGGCCACTGCGGGAATTCGACATTGTGGCCTTTTGTCTATCCTTTGAACTAGACTATTTCAACGCGGTGTGGATGCTCCATCTGGCGGGCATCCCGGTGTTATGGCGCGAACGGCGCGAACGCGACCCGCTGGTGCTCGTGGGGGGCACGGCCGTCACGCTCAATCCAGCGCCGATGATGCCCATCGCCGACCTCCTCTTCATCGGCGAGGCAGACGAGGCTGTGGACAAGATTGTTGCCGCTTTTCGAGCAGGACGTGATGCTGGCCGAGGCCGGGCGGGGGTGGTGGAAGCAGTGGGAGGTGTGTCTGGGGTTCTCGCTCCGGCCTCGGTCGGCACGCACCACGCACCAACCGTGTGCCGCCAATACGTTGCCGAGTTGCGCGCACACCCAACTTTCTCGGCGGTAGTGACGCCGGCCAGTCACTACCGCAACATGTTCCTGGTAGAAGTGGGCCGCGGGTGCACCCGCGGCTGTTCTTTTTGCGCCGCAGGCCACATCTATCGACCGAAGCGAGTGCTGAGTGCCGATGAGGTGGAAGAACTGGTCCGGCGTTATATCTTTGCCACGCGGCGCGTGGGCCTGGTGGGCGCCGCGCTCTCCGATTTCCCAGACTTGGACCTGCTCTGCGAACGCCTTGCTGATGAGGGGTATACCCTAGGTCTCTCCTCCTTCCGAATCGACCGGCTCACTCCACGCCTTCTCCGTGCCCTCGCCCGCGCAGAAGTGCACTCCATCTCCCTGGCGCCAGAGGCGGGCTCGGAGCGACTTCGCATGCTCATTAACAAGCGGATCACCGACAGCCACATCGACAAAGCATTGGCTCTGGTTGCAGAGGCACCGCTCGAGGCCCTTCGGCTCTACTTCATGATCGGCTTGCCCGGCGAAACGCACGCCGACCTCGAGGCAATCGTTCGGCTTGTACGCCAAGCGGCAGGAAGATTCCTGAGGAAAGGCACGAAACGGCAAATAACGGTCAGCATTAACGCGCTCATTCCCAAGGCGTGGACCGTCTTTCAATGGGCAGCAGTGCTGGAGCGCAAAGATCTGCAGGAAAGGCGCGCCTATCTTGAGGGAGCGCTGCGCAGGATTCCTGGCGTAAAGGTGCGTCCGAAAAGCGTGCGCCAAGAGCTTCTGCAGGCAGTTCTTTCTCTCGGGGGGCCTGAAGTCGGTGAAGCACTCTCCTTGAAAGTCACAAAGGGGCTCTCATGGCCGCTGGCGTTCGCTGAGGCCGGCCTTGATTGGCGTGCACTGATTCATCAGCCACGCACATTGGAGCAGCGCTTCCCGTGGGACATTGTGGACTCTGGACTGGATCGAGCGCAGCTATGGCGCAGGTGGCACAAGCTGCAGTCCGACGCCCTCTCACCCTCAGCGGGTACGGCATAAACAAAAAGGGCGACTCGGTTGTGTCCGGGCCGCCTTGCTGAAGATCCAATTGGCTTGTTTCGCTATACGGCCTTTTGCACCCGTCCGCTGCGCAGACACCTGGTGCACACCCGCATACGCTTGGCGCCACCGTCCGTCTTCACCCGCACAGTCTGCAAATTGGGAAGCCAGCGACGCAAAGTAACGTTGTGCGCGTGACTGATGTTGTGGCCAACCGACGGGCCTTTTCCGCATATCTCACACCTTCGTGCCATCAAATAACTCCCATTTGGTCATCTGTCCTCGCGATTCAACGGGCCTTAATTATATAAAAGTATTTGGCAAAAAGCAACAAAAAAGATATTGCAACTTAGCGGGCAAAATCATATATTGCCCACCTATGGCAATCGCCGGCGTGGAACTGGACGGAAAGGCGGTGTTGGCCCCGATGGCGGGCCTCTCGGATGCCCCATTTCGGCGCTTGTGCCGCGCTTTTGGCGCGGCATTGGTTTTCACCGAGATGGTGAGCGCCCATGGATTGGTGCGGAAGAACGCCAGAACTTTGGACCATCTGCGTTTTGGGGAAGAGGAGCGTCCCATAGGGGTGCAGCTGTTTGGGGCCGACCCCGGGGTCATGGCGGAGGCTGTGGCGATCGTGGCGCAGTTCCGCCCGGAGCTCATCGATCTGAACTTCGGGTGCCCGGTGCCAAAGGTGGTGCGCCAGGGCGCGGGGGCGGCGCTGCTCAGAGACCCGGCGCGCGTCGCGGCCATCTGTCGGGCAGCAGTGGCTGCCTCCCCCATACCGGTTACGGCCAAGGTGCGCTCCGGCTGGCATGACGACACCGATGCGACGCGGCTCGCGCGCCTGCTTGCCGATTGCGGTGTGGCGGCCATTACCGTACACGCGCGTACCAGGGCGGCCATGTTCCGGCACAGCGCCGACTGGAGGGTCATCGCCCGGGTCAAGGAAGCGGTGGCAGTGCCGGTGATTGGCAATGGCGACGTGGTGGACGCCGCATCGGCACAGCGGATGCTGAAGCAGACCGGCTGCGACTTGGTCATGGTAGGACGAGGCGCCTTGGGCAACCCTTTCATTTTCGGCCACATCAACCAGGTCCTGGCCGGTGGGGTGGAGACACCGCCCCCCTCTCCTGCTGAGCGCATCCAAGCCTGTCTGCGGCACCTGGCGCTGGCCGCTGCGCACCACCCTGAGGAGGTTGCTGTGGTGCGCATGCGCCAACACCTGGGGTGGTATTTGAAGCGCATTCCTGGCACAAAGGCGCTGCGCTCCAAGGTGATGAGCATGAAATCCGCAGCGGAGGTGCGGGAGGCCCTTCTCTCTTGGCTCGCAGAAGCGCACCAGGGCCACGTCGCGCTGGTCAATGGGGGGTGAGTGAGTAGTTAGGTTGGACAAGCATGGAGGGTGTATGGCGAGGAAGAAGCGTGTCCTCATCATGGGTGCTGCTGGTCGTGATTTTCATAACTTCAATGTGTGTTTTCGAGAGTCTAAAGACACAGAAGTAGTGGCCTTCACTGCCACCCAGATACCCGACATCGAAGGACGCATTTATCCACCTGAACTGGCCGGCCCCTCATACCCACGAGGCATCCCAATCTATCCAGAATCAGAACTCGATAGACTTGTTATTGAAAACCAAGTGGACGAGGTTGTTTTCTCCTACAGTGACGTTTCGCATGAGTATGTGATGCACAAGGCCGCGCAGGCCAATGCTGCTGGGGCCGGCTTCGTTCTGCTGGGTGCACGGGCGACAATGCTGCAGAGCAAGGTGCCTGTGGTGGCCATCTGCGCGGTGCGCACCGGTTGCGGCAAGAGTCAGACTACCAGGCGCGTGGCGGACATTTTGCGCAGGATGGGAAAACGTTTGGTGGTGGTTCGCCATCCCATGCCCTACGGCGATCTGAGGAAGCAACGCATACAACGCTTTGCTACGTACGAAGATCTCGACCGGCACGAATGCACCATTGAGGAGCGCGAGGAGTACGAGCCGCACCTGGACCGTGGCACCGTGGTGTATGCCGGGGTCGACTATGCGGCCATTCTGGCCGAGGCGGAGAAGGAAGCTGACGTGATTCTATGGGATGGGGGAAACAACGACATTCCGTTTTTCAAGCCGCAGGTGCACATCACGGTGGTAGACCCGTTGCGCCCCGGGCACGAGGTGACCTACTACCCGGGCGAAACCAATCTGCGCATGGCGGATGTGGTGGTCATTAACAAGGAAACCACCGCGGCCTTTGAGGACATCGAGACGGTCCGGGCCAATATCGCCAGCGTCAACCCGCGTGCCGTGGTGGTGGATGCCGCCTCGCCCATTACGGTGGACAAGCCGGAGCTTATTCGGGGCAAGCGGGTGCTGGTGGTGGAAGACGGTCCCACGCTGACCCATGGCGAGATGAGCTACGGCGCGGGGGTGGTGGCCGCGCAGAAGTACGGCGCTTGCGAGCTGGTGGATCCCCGGCCGTTCCTCAAAGGGAGCTTGGTGGAGACCTTTGCCAAATATCCAGAAATTGGCTCCGTGCTGCCGGCGATGGGGTACGGAGCGAAGCAGATCAAGGACCTTCAGGCGACGATCAATGCGTGCGACTGCGACGTGGTGATCGTCGGCACGCCCATTGATCTGCGGCGCGTGGTGAAGATGAAGCATCCTGCAGTGCGCGTGCGCTACGAGCTGCAGGAGATCGGTTCGCCCACCCTGGAGGAGATACTCAAGGAAGTGCCGGCCCTGCAATCGGGGAACTGACTGCAGGCCAGCGCAAGAGCCAAAGGGGGTGCGTATGGGAGCTGACAATGGCAAAATCGCTGTGGTCGCCCTGGGCGGAAACGCCATCACCCGGGAGTTTGAGGAGGGCAACATCACGCAGCAATTTGCCAACACGCGGCGCAGCCTCGTCGGAGTGGCGGACCTCATTGAAAAAGGTTACCGGGTAGTAGTTACACACGGGAACGGGCCCCAGGTCGGCAACGCGCTGATTCGAGTGGAGGAGGCCCGGCATCTGGTTCCTCCGGTACCGCTGGGCGTGATCGTGGCCGACTTGCAAGGGGGAATGGGC
This DNA window, taken from candidate division KSB1 bacterium, encodes the following:
- a CDS encoding cell division protein FtsQ; the protein is MHSMDYRFRYRTVSVRRKRRWLVIGTRIGLALWTVALWAGLLLPGSGSSPESAHQANSGTAVAASVGIARPQGSRGDLVALNALRELSEMRLPKATPLAYLNSTRFPVDGRGRLLSPEAIQRRRDLPIVTCANAEVDPDRNQVATSEVLEALHFLAVSQQTSLPLYCRISQVAIDPKLGIVLYLEDVGVPVLVGKGHVKRKVAYLATVLRHLDTDQGLAHVRFLDLRLEGQVVARMERGS
- the ftsA gene encoding cell division protein FtsA, which gives rise to MEYIASLDVGTTKVAAIIAEVDDEENVNIVGVGTTPCEGLRHGMVVNLERTVLAIAETMEKAEQMAGVQAPPVVVGIAGPHIRGINGRGVVAVSGPDREITPTDVERVIAAAQAMALPSDRELIHIIRQEFVVDEQRGIKDPVGLCGVRLEAEVYIVTAALTALQNLCRSIEKAGYQVGGVVLESLASAYAVMAEQETEQGGILLDLGGGTTDIAVFFEGSLRHTASVTLGGRNVTSDLAYGLRTSLAEAERIKVAHGSSHHREGDKESFVEVTALSGQSVRKVSKAVLVDIIQPRMEEILTLAHQEVQKCDYSRLAPAGVVVTGGGATLEGTLELCEEIFGAPARLGVPQGFSGLTAEVQNPAYATAVGLILYQVRHPDEYGGSSVEGPQRSTILRRLFDWLRSR
- the ftsZ gene encoding cell division protein FtsZ — encoded protein: MGIKKLCAKAREESSMNLTIQFDERPDPAARLRVVGVGGAGCNAVSRMVEAGLAGVEFIGLNTDVQALAQCKAPVRLQIGRMTTKGLGAGADPEVGRRAIEESREAVAEALTDSDLVFVTAGMGGGTGTGAGPIVAEIAKDLGALTVAIVTKPFDFEGLKRMRRAEEGIAEFKDRVDTLIVVPNQRLLEIVPKDTPLTEAFRLADEVLLNATKGISDLIMVPGLINLDFADVRTVMTEAGDALMGTGVASGDDRAVAAARAAISSPLVGETSILGAAGLLVNVTGPPNLSLHEVSTAATIIRDAAGPDANIIFGAVLNPKMKNEVRVTVIATGFGRHARPKPEPPEAMWQAKLPSSLEPSEIPAFARKIVAEEPVNGNNGFEEAEQAEEMVFENERDEPAYLRKRRRLF
- a CDS encoding B12-binding domain-containing radical SAM protein — encoded protein: MSKATWQFRRYAESLLSAEASTVQLRSHADVHIALVYPNSYEVGMANLGFQSLYRLLNGCGETRCERAFLGEGPLAREVRTLESGRPLREFDIVAFCLSFELDYFNAVWMLHLAGIPVLWRERRERDPLVLVGGTAVTLNPAPMMPIADLLFIGEADEAVDKIVAAFRAGRDAGRGRAGVVEAVGGVSGVLAPASVGTHHAPTVCRQYVAELRAHPTFSAVVTPASHYRNMFLVEVGRGCTRGCSFCAAGHIYRPKRVLSADEVEELVRRYIFATRRVGLVGAALSDFPDLDLLCERLADEGYTLGLSSFRIDRLTPRLLRALARAEVHSISLAPEAGSERLRMLINKRITDSHIDKALALVAEAPLEALRLYFMIGLPGETHADLEAIVRLVRQAAGRFLRKGTKRQITVSINALIPKAWTVFQWAAVLERKDLQERRAYLEGALRRIPGVKVRPKSVRQELLQAVLSLGGPEVGEALSLKVTKGLSWPLAFAEAGLDWRALIHQPRTLEQRFPWDIVDSGLDRAQLWRRWHKLQSDALSPSAGTA
- the rpmB gene encoding 50S ribosomal protein L28, whose amino-acid sequence is MARRCEICGKGPSVGHNISHAHNVTLRRWLPNLQTVRVKTDGGAKRMRVCTRCLRSGRVQKAV
- the dusB gene encoding tRNA dihydrouridine synthase DusB — translated: MAIAGVELDGKAVLAPMAGLSDAPFRRLCRAFGAALVFTEMVSAHGLVRKNARTLDHLRFGEEERPIGVQLFGADPGVMAEAVAIVAQFRPELIDLNFGCPVPKVVRQGAGAALLRDPARVAAICRAAVAASPIPVTAKVRSGWHDDTDATRLARLLADCGVAAITVHARTRAAMFRHSADWRVIARVKEAVAVPVIGNGDVVDAASAQRMLKQTGCDLVMVGRGALGNPFIFGHINQVLAGGVETPPPSPAERIQACLRHLALAAAHHPEEVAVVRMRQHLGWYLKRIPGTKALRSKVMSMKSAAEVREALLSWLAEAHQGHVALVNGG
- a CDS encoding cyclic 2,3-diphosphoglycerate synthase, with protein sequence MARKKRVLIMGAAGRDFHNFNVCFRESKDTEVVAFTATQIPDIEGRIYPPELAGPSYPRGIPIYPESELDRLVIENQVDEVVFSYSDVSHEYVMHKAAQANAAGAGFVLLGARATMLQSKVPVVAICAVRTGCGKSQTTRRVADILRRMGKRLVVVRHPMPYGDLRKQRIQRFATYEDLDRHECTIEEREEYEPHLDRGTVVYAGVDYAAILAEAEKEADVILWDGGNNDIPFFKPQVHITVVDPLRPGHEVTYYPGETNLRMADVVVINKETTAAFEDIETVRANIASVNPRAVVVDAASPITVDKPELIRGKRVLVVEDGPTLTHGEMSYGAGVVAAQKYGACELVDPRPFLKGSLVETFAKYPEIGSVLPAMGYGAKQIKDLQATINACDCDVVIVGTPIDLRRVVKMKHPAVRVRYELQEIGSPTLEEILKEVPALQSGN